From one Lysinibacillus sp. G4S2 genomic stretch:
- a CDS encoding ABC transporter ATP-binding protein, which yields MMLLEAKELSNIYDNNRGLQEASFSLQAGRILALVGGNGAGKSTLIRLLTGQEKQKSGEIIWHKPQAIRYMPDDVDFPSMLTAVEILQLLASLKKIDKEQQEDVLRRVALWDVRKQRVKHFSKGMRQRLNLAQSLLGDGSLLILDEPTNGLDPFWIAELKKMMLEEKARGSTVIFSTHLLAFAEEIADDVLVLHEGKILISGNLKEILLQEDSSSLENLWLKKLNL from the coding sequence ATGATGCTATTAGAAGCAAAGGAATTATCGAATATCTATGACAATAATAGAGGTCTTCAAGAAGCCTCCTTTTCTTTACAGGCGGGGCGTATTTTAGCGCTTGTAGGAGGAAATGGTGCTGGAAAGAGTACTTTAATTCGCCTGTTAACTGGCCAAGAAAAGCAAAAATCAGGAGAGATAATATGGCATAAACCACAAGCTATTCGATACATGCCTGATGATGTGGATTTTCCGTCCATGTTAACAGCAGTAGAAATTTTGCAGCTTCTTGCCTCTTTGAAGAAAATTGATAAAGAACAACAAGAAGATGTACTAAGACGCGTTGCTTTATGGGATGTTCGAAAGCAAAGAGTGAAGCATTTCTCAAAGGGCATGCGTCAACGGCTTAATCTCGCCCAAAGCTTACTTGGCGATGGCTCGCTGCTTATTTTAGATGAGCCGACAAATGGCCTTGATCCGTTTTGGATAGCAGAGCTGAAAAAAATGATGCTAGAGGAAAAAGCGAGGGGCAGTACCGTAATATTTTCCACGCATTTACTTGCTTTTGCGGAGGAAATAGCGGACGACGTGTTAGTTTTACATGAAGGAAAAATACTTATTTCTGGTAACTTAAAGGAAATACTTTTACAAGAAGATTCATCTTCTTTAGAGAATTTATGGTTAAAAAAATTAAATTTGTAA
- a CDS encoding DUF58 domain-containing protein, with protein MKKWQTFIEKSKHFLLVSLLMIVTFCYAMFQGGFVSWFVFFTVSPFLLYAFVFLLVKEDILLVERKIEPSHIESGQSAKVTISVERKTRFPFAYMMMEELVNSEALVQSKVQGTNAIKFVGFRKKFSWNYVLENMPRGEHRYLGVNIVFCDFFGWAKKKVAAEKEQVILIYPRVREMRYAALQTKFDVGTMMSPYSIVKDTSMAVGLREYVPGDRFSWIHWKSFAKTQTLQSKEFEDRQSQELLLVLHAEKSPLFEEKIELVASMLQTIVEERGDISFVLAGTNTKVFPIIQGNKQLDQVMYHLAALKPAETVKFQLRDQQVFKHVATLLYVTSEVSDELLHNLANMVKNCICFVVAKEPPMQTELAKRYKQIQLVHVDPTDFYHLFTEVMKP; from the coding sequence ATGAAGAAATGGCAAACTTTTATAGAGAAAAGTAAACATTTCTTATTAGTATCTTTGTTAATGATCGTAACGTTTTGTTATGCCATGTTCCAAGGTGGATTTGTCAGCTGGTTCGTATTTTTTACGGTTAGTCCATTTTTGTTATATGCATTTGTTTTCTTACTAGTAAAAGAAGATATTCTCCTTGTGGAACGCAAAATTGAGCCCTCTCATATTGAAAGTGGGCAATCTGCTAAGGTTACAATTTCGGTAGAACGAAAAACACGTTTTCCGTTTGCTTATATGATGATGGAGGAACTTGTGAACAGTGAAGCCCTTGTTCAATCGAAGGTGCAAGGAACGAATGCTATTAAGTTTGTAGGCTTCAGGAAAAAATTTAGTTGGAATTATGTACTGGAAAATATGCCCCGTGGCGAGCATCGTTACTTAGGTGTTAATATTGTTTTCTGTGATTTTTTTGGCTGGGCAAAAAAGAAAGTTGCGGCAGAAAAGGAACAAGTCATTTTAATTTATCCGAGAGTACGAGAAATGAGGTATGCCGCACTTCAAACCAAATTTGATGTTGGTACAATGATGTCACCTTATTCGATTGTTAAGGATACATCAATGGCTGTTGGCTTACGTGAATACGTTCCAGGTGACCGTTTTTCGTGGATTCACTGGAAATCATTTGCGAAAACACAAACATTGCAATCTAAGGAATTTGAAGATCGTCAATCACAAGAGTTATTGTTGGTACTCCATGCCGAAAAGTCTCCGTTATTTGAAGAAAAAATTGAGCTTGTGGCATCGATGTTACAAACAATTGTCGAAGAACGAGGAGATATTTCATTTGTTTTAGCTGGTACCAACACGAAGGTGTTTCCAATTATTCAAGGTAATAAGCAGCTAGATCAAGTAATGTATCATTTAGCTGCTTTAAAACCTGCGGAAACTGTCAAATTCCAATTACGAGATCAGCAAGTCTTTAAGCATGTTGCAACGTTACTGTATGTTACGAGTGAAGTATCAGATGAATTACTTCATAATCTTGCTAATATGGTGAAAAACTGTATTTGTTTTGTAGTAGCGAAGGAGCCACCTATGCAAACAGAGTTAGCAAAGCGTTATAAGCAAATTCAACTTGTGCATGTAGATCCAACAGATTTTTATCATTTGTTCACGGAGGTGATGAAGCCGTGA
- a CDS encoding MoxR family ATPase, whose product MSSHIQDVLENIEKVMIGKREVAELSIVALLARGHVLLEDVPGVGKTMMVRALAKSFDAQFKRIQFTPDLLPSDVLGVSIYNPKTLEFEFRPGPIMGDVILADEINRTSPKTQSALLEGMEEASVTIDGKTLTINQPFFVMATQNPIEHEGTYPLPEAQLDRFLLKIKMGYPTRGQEVEILRRAEHGKPIEKIEAVLTVAQLIELQELVQGVHVEGSVKNYMVELATQTREDSYVHLGVSPRATIALMKASQAYAFIKGRSYVIPDDVQYLVPFVFSHRLVLKPDARYDNVAAEEIIERIIAKTPVPTKRFAEQ is encoded by the coding sequence ATGAGTTCACACATACAAGATGTATTAGAAAATATAGAAAAAGTAATGATAGGCAAAAGAGAGGTTGCGGAGCTTAGCATAGTAGCCTTGTTGGCAAGGGGGCATGTCTTACTTGAGGACGTACCTGGTGTCGGTAAAACAATGATGGTACGAGCACTGGCAAAATCCTTTGATGCACAGTTTAAAAGGATTCAATTTACACCTGATTTATTGCCGTCAGATGTTTTGGGGGTATCCATTTATAATCCAAAAACGTTGGAATTCGAGTTTCGACCTGGTCCGATTATGGGAGATGTCATTTTAGCAGATGAAATTAACCGTACATCTCCGAAAACACAGTCTGCTTTACTCGAAGGAATGGAGGAAGCATCTGTCACTATTGATGGTAAAACGTTAACAATTAACCAGCCGTTTTTCGTTATGGCCACTCAAAATCCAATTGAGCATGAAGGCACATATCCGTTACCAGAAGCACAGCTTGATCGTTTCTTGCTAAAAATAAAGATGGGCTATCCTACACGAGGGCAAGAAGTGGAGATTCTACGTCGTGCTGAACATGGTAAGCCGATTGAAAAAATTGAAGCTGTGCTAACCGTTGCACAATTAATTGAATTACAGGAACTTGTACAAGGTGTACATGTTGAAGGATCTGTTAAAAACTATATGGTCGAGCTAGCGACTCAAACAAGGGAAGATAGTTATGTGCATTTAGGAGTGAGCCCTCGGGCAACAATTGCCTTAATGAAAGCCTCACAAGCTTATGCATTTATAAAAGGGCGTAGTTATGTTATTCCTGACGATGTCCAATATTTAGTGCCGTTTGTCTTTAGTCATCGTTTAGTATTAAAACCAGATGCCCGTTATGATAACGTGGCGGCAGAGGAAATTATTGAGCGTATTATTGCGAAGACACCTGTGCCAACGAAGAGGTTTGCTGAGCAATGA